The following coding sequences are from one Rhineura floridana isolate rRhiFlo1 chromosome 2, rRhiFlo1.hap2, whole genome shotgun sequence window:
- the LOC133376195 gene encoding uncharacterized protein LOC133376195, with protein MPKKGQGGPKGKGKAPRAGGRCPPPAAEGARSGEGPPWAAILARLEALEHGSSHPNAPRDQPVTGKKKDPPPKRSRGKTQRPVNSADAGAVASILARLDVLEAGLRAEARTPSIEPGATPTLQAAPTMQPAQGPSAESTQDRWTRSEQPRILLCGHSMMFWAGRRAAKSRFGTQLGLSQWAAVRWLGRRGMRWDGLLPALFQPAVEVAAPQVLVIHLGGNDLGLLKGKALIEQACGDLRAIARRWPGVHLVWSDILPRRRWNCAGDPRGMDRARKKVNRQIQRALRDLGGSVIHHPEVGHNKLELFRPDGVHLTDKGNDIFLRDLQKGLHQILIGCGVKGD; from the exons atgcctaagaaaggacaaggggggccaaaagggaagggaaaggcccccagagcaggggggagatgcccacccccagcggcggagggggcaaggagtggggaggggccaccatgggcggccatattagccaggttggaagccctagaacatggctcaagccaccctaatgcaccccgggaccaacctgtgacagggaagaagaaagacccaccacccaaacggtctcgggggaaaacacagcggccagtgaacagtgctgatgcaggggctgttgcttccatcttagcgcgactggatgtgctggaggccgggctcagggctgaggcgaggacgcccagcatagagccaggcgcaactcccaccctgcaagcagccccaacaatgcagcccgcacaaggaccttcggcggaaagcacacagg atcgctggacaagatcggagcagccacgcatcctcctatgtggccacagtatgatgttctgggcaggccgcagggcggcgaagtctcgcttcggcacgcagctggggctcagtcaatgggccgcagtgcggtggctgggacgtcgggggatgcgttgggatgggctcctgccagccttgtttcaaccggctgtggaagtggcagcgccccaggtgctggtgatccacctcgggggcaacgacttgggtctgttaaagggcaaggccctaattgaacaggcatgcggtgacctccgggccattgcacgtcgctggccgggggtgcacttagtgtggtcagacatcctgccgcgcaggaggtggaattgtgccggtgacccacgagggatggacagggcacggaaaaaggtgaacaggcaaattcagagggcccttagggacttaggaggttctgtcatccaccacccagaggtgggccacaacaagcttgagctgtttcggcctgacggcgtccatttgacggacaagggcaacgacatctttctaagggacctgcagaagggtttacaccagattcttatcgggtgtggggtaaagggggactaa